The following are encoded together in the Tribolium castaneum strain GA2 chromosome 3, icTriCast1.1, whole genome shotgun sequence genome:
- the btz gene encoding protein CASC3 — protein MEETVAVPATAPQTVENISQEKTRIDAEESHKSPNESEYDSAGSYSDEEEDKARSRNSREHTDSETEGSVGLERESGDGQESLPLRKVDDDEDKKNPQYIPKRGTFYEHDDRTADDEQTADNVELEKEKEQKKKVWQDKKERWSHDRFNDSEQAPKSRAELVAIYGYDIRNEEGPPRARRRRRYGRGPNKYTRNWEDEDAYNKPPPLIRKKKPLRKPNQGEDFPPLNRSSNQEDPQDSRDYEEKTDQYQAETNGNTKNSVCESPQSPPVPPQESNRMQQRVGSGRVVKPKREIKDSDYRGFTTKTRQVRNMKTDQKVVPKSSKKDDFIQSQNFTNKNNNIQELEKDLSKLNVQDGVHKGGKHGGQRQGSVPPRLQSEQKGSKRYSSIRQRSLPESATPPFSQHSNYYSNEFNQAPNQVTIHQNAQIHPSTTQVPQIAPPPLPPIPQVPVTAAPILQAPQFAPPFAQAPPFLQPAPPPFIPQQTPQIINYVPGQPQFSQGYQGYQQQFNPVTQPELYQPQTGITYYSTDQQVTQRAAPLKRPKAAIPIVAPPPIDLKGKVKEEDALATEGYVSTANDGQTSDSGSAQESNLQDCGYARRYSLY, from the exons atGGAAGAAACCGTTGCTGTGCCAGCGACAGCCCCCCAAACGGTGGAAAACATATCACAG GAAAAGACACGAATTGACGCTGAGGAGAGCCACAAGTCCCCTAACGAGTCGGAGTATGACAGTGCAGGGAGTTACAGTGATGAAGAGGAGGATAAAGCGAGGTCGAGGAATTCCAGGGAGCACACTGATTCGGAAACTGAAGGCAGTGTAGGGCTGGAGCGGGAATCTGGCGACGGACAGGAGAGTTTGCCTCTCAGGAAGGTGGACGATGATGAGGACAAGAAAAACCCCCAGTACATACCCAAAAGGGGCACTTTTTACGAACACGATGACCGGACAGCTGATGACGA GCAAACAGCTGATAATGTAGAATTGGAGAAGGAAAAAGAACAGAAGAAAAAAGTATGGCAGGATAAGAAGGAAAGGTGGAGTCATGATCGTTTTAACGACTCTGAGCAAGCCCCCAAGTCCAGGGCTGAACTTGTGGCCATCTATGGGTACGATATTAGGAACGAGGAAGGTCCCCCTCGAGCTCGAAGGCGCAGACGATACGG ACGTGGCCCTAACAAGTATACAAGAAACTGGGAAGACGAAGATGCCTACAACAAACCGCCACCTCTTATTCGTAAAAAGAAACCCCTCAGAAAGCCCAATCAAGGCGAAGACTTTCCGCCTCTAAACCGCTCAAGTAATCAAGAAGACCCGCAGGATAGCAGAGATTACGAAGAGAAAACAGACCAGTACCAAGCTGAAACAAACGGTAACACGAAAAATTCAGTATGCGAGTCTCCGCAGTCTCCGCCAGTCCCACCACAAGAATCCAACAGGATGCAGCAACGCGTCGGTTCTGGCCGTGTGGTTAAACCAAAACGCGAAATCAAGGATTCAGATTATAGGGGTTTTACTACAAAAACACGTCAAGTTAGGAATATGAAAACTGATCAAAAAGTCGTCCCGAAATCCTCGAAAAAAGACGATTTTATCCAGtcgcaaaattttacaaataaaaataacaacataCAAGAGCTAGAAAAggatttatcaaaattgaaCGTTCAGGATGGGGTGCATAAAGGGGGTAAACACGGGGGACAGAGACAAGGCAGCGTCCCACCAAGACTCCAATCGGAACAAAAGGGCTCCAAACGGTACAGTTCCATCAGACAGAGGTCGCTTCCAGAGTCGGCAACGCCGCCGTTCTCGCAGCACTCGAATTACTACTCAAATG aattcaACCAAGCACCGAATCAAGTGACCATTCATCAAAACGCGCAGATTCATCCGTCCACGACTCAAGTCCCCCAAATCGCGCCGCCCCCTCTGCCCCCCATCCCGCAGGTTCCCGTCACGGCAGCCCCCATCCTGCAGGCGCCCCAATTCGCGCCTCCGTTCGCCCAAGCTCCCCCGTTTTTACAACCGGCGCCCCCTCCATTCATCCCTCAGCAAACCCCCCAAATTATCAACTACGTGCCGGGTCAACCGCAGTTCTCTCAGGGGTATCAGGGCTACCAGCAGCAGTTCAATCCTGTG ACTCAGCCTGAGCTGTACCAGCCCCAGACGGGGATCACGTACTACTCGACTGACCAACAGGTGACGCAGAGGGCGGCACCGCTCAAGCGTCCGAAAGCTGCGATCCCGATTGTGGCGCCTCCGCCGATCGATCTGAAAGGTAAGGTCAAGGAGGAGGACGCGTTGGCAACCGAGGGGTATGTGTCGACTGCCAACGATGGACAAACAAGCGACAGTGGCAGCGCTCAGGAATCAAATTTACAG gATTGTGGTTATGCCAGAAGATATAGTCTCTattaa
- the LOC103313746 gene encoding vanin-like protein 1, which translates to MWIFLLITLCTICNGLAYKAAVVEYYPSTEAQPMDTIKKNIEEYRTYVDSARKQSVDIIVFPEYGLTTLTKDPEEYAVEITSTNEIISKLSTLAKEHEMYLVINLLEKETIANQIYYYNTNLVFDRNGTTIAKYRKINLFDEAKLTPGSHNQTNTFLTDFGVTFGIFTCFDILFKSPSRTVLESTKVTDIVYPTAWISIIPFYHSLSVQHGYAVANGVNLLAANYAKPNAGRGGSGIYLTDGKIAEKYIGDTASTKLIVQEVGKQSTREDRTKCPTRLPFGLPSDLGKSNVSNYMALTAFTASDYTFQNINLTQGNISETVCHKNFCCNFDLKLDPNNVIASEHYKLMAYDGMVNYNEIQLHIRTCSLLFCENDSNDSCGKRQETTSTKFTKITVSGNLPTDNTTFYTPVTLNTYLLTIPQIPYCDTQNGTDTTYVQLSTPKAQQNLLVFGLLGHTQAPIDDHNDNGDDDDGNSAVKASSLLLLVVLSVVKCLLY; encoded by the exons ATGTGGATCTTCTTattaataacactttgtaCCATTTGTAATGGACTT GCGTACAAAGCTGCAGTTGTCGAGTATTATCCTTCAACAGAAGCCCAACCCATGGACACAATCAAAAAGAATATAGAAGAGTATAGGACGTACGTAGACAGCGCAAGAAAACAA TCTGTCGATATCATAGTGTTCCCAGAATATGGTCTTACGACTTTAACTAAAGATCCAGAAGAATATGCCGTTGAAATAACTAGTACTAATGAAATCATTTCAAAGCTTAGCACTTTGGCCAAAGAACATGAGATGTACCTAGTCATAAATCTTCTAGAAAAAGAAACGATCGCCAACCAAATATACTACTACAACACAAATTTGGTTTTTGATCGGAATGGCACAACCATAGCCAA ATACCGCAAAATCAATCTCTTCGACGAGGCTAAACTGACTCCAGGATCTCACAACCAAACCAACACTTTTCTGACCGACTTTGGGGTCACTTTTGGGATATTTACTTGTTTCGACATCTTGTTTAAAAGTCCGTCAAGAACCGTTCTCGAGAGTACTAAGGTCACTGATATTGTTTATCCAACAGCGTGGATTTCTATAATCCCCTTCTATCAtt CTTTGAGTGTCCAACACGGGTATGCGGTCGCTAACGGAGTTAATCTTCTGGCCGCTAATTACGCAAAACCGAACGCGGGCCGCGGTGGTAGCGGTATATATTTAACTGATGGGAAAATAGCGGAGAAATACATTGGAGATACAGCAAGTACTAAACTTATAGTCCAAGAAGTCGGGAAGCAATCGACTAGAGAAGACAGAACGAAATGTCCAACTCGa ttaccGTTTGGACTTCCGTCAGATTTAGGAAAATCTAACGTCAGTAACTATATGGCACTCACAGCTTTCACTGCATCAGATTACACATTCCAAAACATTAATTTGACACAGGGTAACATCTCCGAAACAGTTTGCCACAAAAACTTTTGTTGCAATTTTGACCTGAAACTAGATCCAAATAACGTCATTGCTTCAGAACACTACAA ACTAATGGCATATGATGGAATGGTAAATTATAACGAAATTCAGCTTCATATCCGTACCTGCAGTCtattattttgtgaaaatgaTTCCAACGACAGTTGTGGTAAAAGACAAGAAACGACATCCACCAAGTTCACAAAAATAACAGTCAGTGGAAATCTGCCCACCGATAATACGACTTTTTATACACCCGTCACGCTTAACACTTATCTTTTAACAATACCGCAAATTCCATACTGTGACACTCAAAACGGAACTGATACCACCTATGTGCAGTTGTCTACGCCAAAAGCGCAGCAAAATCTTCTAGTTTTTGGTTTGCTTGGACACACTCAGGCTCCAATTGATGATCACAATGACAACGGAGATGACGATGATGGCAATTCAGCAGTGAAAGCTTCCAGTCTTCTCTTACTTGTAGTTTTGAGTGTTGTTAAATGTTTGCTGTATTAA
- the LOC103313730 gene encoding vanin-like protein 1, whose product MKGVCVLFVTFLGFNFSAAYKAAVIEHYPYADKGSTADEIIKKNLQDYQNYIAKAKGEGANIIVFPEYGLTTLVDDPKEYAINVNDSDTFKKLKVMAVENGMYLVVNILEKDESSSKNTEYYNTNLVFDRNGELLLKYRKINLFNEKQLTPGSKDQSNTFKTDFGVTFGIFTSFDILFENPSKTVFIDTSVTDIVFPTAWFATMPFFTALSVQHGYAVANGVNLLAANYGNPKSTHGGSGIYLGDGKVPEMYIADTPSSKAIVQEVPKLSKREDKTICPKVAPRGLPSDLDKSNVTNYRTDYVFKASDYTFKKIDMTQSNATASVCDGSLCCTFQMHINTSESKSINVYKVMAYDGPMTYGNSNIHVRVCSLVACETDSDDTCGKRVEVDAKFTKITVKGKLTSCNEGPTYFAPVTLNTFLQPLTETTYCNFNATDSTNVELTTTKAQQNVLVFGILGQVSASASLFTFSVLFLTMLSVIKCIVV is encoded by the exons ATGAAGGGTGTGTGCGTATtgtttgttacatttttaggATTCAATTTTTCTGCA GCCTACAAAGCGGCAGTTATTGAACATTATCCGTATGCAGATAAAGGAAGTACAGCagatgaaataataaaaaaaaatctacaggACTATCAAAATTACATAGCGAAAGCGAAAGGCGAA GGCGCAAATATCATTGTCTTTCCTGAATATGGGCTTACAACTCTAGTCGACGACCCAAAGGAATATGCTATCAATGTTAATGACTCCGAtacgtttaaaaaactgaaagtaaTGGCTGTAGAAAACGGCATGTATTTGGTGGTAAATATTCTAGAAAAAGATGAAAGCAGTAGCAAAAACACTGAATATTACAACACAAACTTGGTTTTCGACAGAAACggagaattattattaaa ATACCGCAAAATCAATCTTTTTAACGAAAAACAATTGACACCAGGATCAAAAGATCAAAGCAacacttttaaaactgattttGGCGTCACGTTTGGTATTTTCACAAGTTTTGATATCCTTTTTGAAAACCCGTCGAAAACTGTATTCATTGATACCAGTGTTACGGATATCGTGTTTCCCACAGCTTGGTTTGCAACAATGCCTTTCTTTACTG CTTTGAGCGTCCAACATGGTTACGCTGTCGCCAACGGTGTTAATTTATTAGCTGCTAATTATGGTAATCCAAAAAGCACCCACGGGGGCAGTGGAATTTACTTGGGAGATGGCAAGGTGCCTGAAATGTATATTGCTGATACTCCAAGCAGTAAAGCTATAGTCCAAGAAGTACCAAAATTATCCAAACGGGAAGACAAAACAATCTGTCCTAAAGTT GCCCCAAGAGGACTCCCAAGTGATTTAGATAAATCTAATGTTACCAACTACCGCACAGACTACGTCTTTAAAGCCTCAGACTAcacctttaaaaaaattgatatgacCCAAAGCAATGCTACAGCTAGCGTTTGTGATGGCTCGTTGTGTTGCACTTTCCAAATGCACATAAATACATCAGAATCAAAATCAATCAACGTTTATAA GGTGATGGCTTATGACGGTCCAATGACTTACGGTAACAGCAACATTCATGTTCGCGTGTGCAGTTTGGTGGCTTGCGAAACCGACTCAGATGATACTTGTGGGAAAAGAGTCGAGGTTGATgctaaatttacaaaaattacagttaAGGGAAAATTGACAAGTTGTAATGAGGGCCCTACTTATTTTGCGCCTGTCACTCTAAACACTTTTCTTCAACCTCTAACCGAAACCACATATTGTAACTTCAACGCAACTGATTCTACAAACGTCGAATTGACTACGACTAAAGCCCAACaaaatgttttagtttttgggATCTTGGGACAAGTATCAGCCAGCGCCTCTCTATTTACTTTCAGTGTCTTGTTCTTGACCATGTTAAGTGTTATTAAATGTATTGTAGTTTAG
- the LOC103313731 gene encoding vanin-like protein 1 — MRFISVFVSVILFNTFRLSTAYKAAVFEHYALQADTPENTILKNLDEYRNHADKAKIQAADIAVFPEYGLTTVILDNPEEYAVVVNSTNHIINELMTIAKERAIYLVVNLLEKEEEANKKTKYYNTNLVFDRDGKIILKYRKINLFNEGKLTAGPKDQTPTFTTDFGVTFGIFTCFDILFENPSRTVLKNDAVTDIVFPTAWFATMPFFTSLSIQHGYAAANGVNLLAANFNNPKETHGGSGIYLGDGRVVEMVVFDTPSSKPLIQEVPKLSKREDKSICPKLSPFGLPNDLTKSNVSNYHTDYEFKASNYKLKKIDLTQSNVTTTICDSTFCCNFEIIISTSETNTSSVYKVMAYDGPVSYGNVNAHIRVCSLVACESDSDTSCGKRVDVGVKFTKITVKGDLITDETYPTYYTPLTLNTYLQPLTQTIYCNNKNSGSNSTSVQLTTTKAQKDVLVFGILGTTTASAAAPSVYACSVLFVTILSLIKYIVI; from the exons ATGAGATTTATAAGTGTGTTTGTTagcgttattttatttaacacttTCAGATTGTCAACa GCCTACAAAGCTGCAGTTTTCGAACATTATGCGCTACAAGCCGATACTCCAGAAAACACTATCTTGAAAAATCTTGACGAATATAGAAATCATGCAGATAAAGCTAAAATTCAG GCTGCGGATATTGCTGTCTTTCCGGAATATGGTCTTACGACAGTAATACTGGACAATCCAGAGGAATATGCAGTTGTTGTCAACAGCACAAACCATATTATAAACGAACTAATGACCATTGCCAAAGAGCGGGCCATTTATCTAGTTGTAAACTTACTGGAAAAAGAGGAGGAAGCCAACAAAAAGACTAAATATTACAACACAAATTTAGTCTTCGACAGAGAtggaaaaataatactaaa ATACCGCAAAATCAATCTCTTCAATGAAGGAAAACTTACCGCAGGCCCGAAAGATCAAACCCCTACATTTACCACAGATTTCGGTGTTACGTTTGGCATTTTCACATGCTTTGATATTCTTTTCGAAAACCCGTCGAGAACTGTACTAAAGAATGACGCTGTTACGGATATTGTGTTCCCCACAGCTTGGTTTGCAACAATGCCTTTCTTTACAT CTTTGAGCATCCAACATGGTTACGCTGCAGCTAACGGCGTGAATTTACTTGCTGCTAACTTTAATAATCCGAAAGAAACCCATGGTGGTAGTGGGATCTACTTAGGAGATGGTAGAGTTGTGGAAATGGTCGTTTTTGACACTCCAAGCAGTAAACCTTTAATCCAGGAGGTACCAAAATTATCCAAACGAGAAGACAAAAGCATCTGTCCTAAACTT tcCCCATTTGGCCTTCCAAATGATTTAACTAAATCCAATGTTAGCAATTATCACACAGACTACGAGTTTAAAGCTTCAAACTACAAGCTCAAGAAAATTGATTTGACCCAAAGCAATGTTACAACCACCATTTGTGACTCCACGTTTTGttgcaattttgaaattattattagtactTCAGAAACAAACACAAGCAGTGTCTACAA GGTAATGGCTTATGACGGACCTGTTTCTTACGGTAATGTTAACGCTCATATTCGAGTGTGTAGTTTGGTAGCTTGCGAAAGTGACTCAGACACGAGTTGTGGAAAAAGAGTTGATGTTGGTGTCAAGTTTACGAAAATTACAGTTAAAGGAGATTTGATAACTGATGAAACCTACCCAACTTACTACACACCTTTGACTCTAAATACCTATCTTCAGCCACTAACGCAAACGATTTATTGTAACAATAAGAATAGTGGAAGCAACTCTACTTCTGTCCAACTAACCACAACAAAGGCGCAAAAGGACGTCTTAGTTTTTGGGATTTTGGGAACAACAACAGCATCTGCAGCTGCACCTTCGGTATATGCTTGCAGTGTTTTGTTCGTAACAATTTTAAGCCTAATTAAATACATTGTCATTTAA